A window from Candidatus Neomarinimicrobiota bacterium encodes these proteins:
- a CDS encoding c-type cytochrome, whose amino-acid sequence MICVNKVFCNNAGWLILTILCVLYSQSAFTQQLPIGYGEIGAAIFRHHCSSCHGRTGKGDGPGAAALFPPPRDFTTGVYKFRSTSSGLMPTNEDLVKVIKWGLPGTWMPGWERQLSDDQILYVISYLKTLVSKEIEWQTGVLVSSSKFPELPESDKADGEALFLILECWSCHGLSGSGKGPSANTLKDYKDRKITPIDLKDKHKYRAGYSAADIRNSLLTGISGTPMPSYEGLFLLTKDDFMEIELNDGEYLSQHEIELMDRFIRKLPSNDEIEDLSEADLYNISIRNEWALSQYIESFQRANGLFRWLFYSNPEDLKARIQNE is encoded by the coding sequence TTGATCTGCGTAAATAAAGTATTCTGCAACAATGCCGGCTGGCTGATTCTCACCATTTTATGTGTGCTGTACAGCCAGTCGGCTTTTACCCAGCAATTGCCGATTGGCTATGGGGAGATAGGCGCTGCTATCTTTCGGCATCATTGTTCATCCTGCCATGGACGCACAGGGAAGGGTGATGGTCCGGGAGCAGCAGCCCTTTTTCCCCCACCGAGGGATTTTACTACCGGAGTATATAAATTTCGATCTACTTCTTCGGGATTGATGCCGACGAATGAAGACCTTGTGAAAGTAATTAAATGGGGATTGCCGGGTACATGGATGCCCGGATGGGAGCGACAATTATCTGACGATCAAATTCTTTATGTCATCTCTTATCTAAAAACATTAGTCAGTAAGGAGATAGAATGGCAAACAGGTGTGCTTGTTTCCTCAAGTAAATTTCCTGAATTACCTGAGAGTGATAAAGCGGATGGTGAAGCTCTCTTCTTGATATTGGAGTGTTGGTCATGCCATGGACTAAGTGGGAGTGGGAAGGGTCCCTCGGCAAATACTCTAAAAGATTACAAAGATCGCAAGATCACTCCAATAGATCTTAAAGACAAACACAAGTATAGGGCAGGTTATAGCGCCGCAGATATAAGAAATTCGCTCCTCACGGGAATTTCAGGCACACCGATGCCGTCATATGAGGGGCTCTTTCTTCTAACGAAAGATGATTTTATGGAAATCGAATTGAACGATGGTGAATATCTATCACAGCACGAAATTGAGCTGATGGACAGGTTCATTAGGAAACTCCCATCGAATGATGAAATTGAAGACCTTTCTGAAGCGGATCTCTATAATATCTCCATAAGAAATGAATGGGCGCTGTCACAATACATCGAATCGTTCCAAAGGGCAAATGGATTGTTCAGATGGCTATTTTATTCAAATCCAGAGGATTTGAAAGCCAGGATTCAGAATGAATAA